The DNA segment AATTTCAAAGTAAGGGTTCTGCTTCTATCACTGCTGCTGATCCCAAAAAACCAAAAGCTGCAATTGCAACCTCATAAGATTCCCTATCCAATAACACTAGCACAATggatacatacacacacacacacacacaacacaaaCAAAAGCTAATTACTAAATGCTATGTTGGTGACTGACTGACATTTCTGCCTTTTATGTACACACAACGAAGTAAAAGgacagtaaatttttttattagattgttGGAGTTCGAGGTTCTTTGTTTACGTGGGCATCCCAAAATATTTGTGAAGAGTATGCAGATTCATTTGACCTTTGAATGACTTGAAGTGGTTGGTTGTTGTACTGGGAGGGGGGGTAAAAGCACAAAACATGCATCATATTGCAGTAATTAAAATTCAGTAAATGAAACCCGCATCAAGAAACTGTTTCATGACTACGCACCACATAGATTAGTGATGGCATTGGATATAGTCAAGGCTGCAGGGACTCCATTTCCTGAACCTGACATATCTTCTCCAAGTAACAATTTTGCAAACATCTTCATCAATTGAAGCTCTGGCACTGACAACCAAAATCATATTTGCAATCAATCATTGCCTTTCTCATATTTCAAATAAGAAACAGTGACTCTTCTGTATGTGACCCACAATCACACCCTCCTACATCACTCCAACTAATTACTTTGGCTACTTTTGCAACAAAAATAGAATCTTTATTTTGAGCATGATGCTTTTATGTGGTGGATAATTAATTCTACACACACACAGTCATTAGTCAGTGTAATTATAGTTCTCCTACCTAGTTGGGGAACTTCCTAGTTTGTGTTCTTGGTTAGGATCTTGGCAAAGTCAAGGGTCTTTTTTCCTTGTAAGTTGTTTGTTATATAGTGTTTACAAAACTCTCCATGATTGTATATTTTATACTTGCATAGGTGGTTTTCATCCACAAATTAGACTGAAAATTGTTCTTAACCATCAAATTAAAAGAtagtatgttttaaaaatatatattataatcaaTAAAAGGTGACAGGATACTAATGTACAAATCATATTCTAGGCCAAAAAAACTGCAGCATTTTCTGCAATGCTGTCCAGCATCTCTGTCCATATTTTATTGATCCTAATATACGGAACTTTGTCAGTTTCTTTTTTCTAGTTGATCATCCCTAGACTCAGTTGTGTATAGGAGGCTTTCTCTTTGCTGGAGAATAGTCCATCTCAGTTATCTCTACAGGGTCATGGTAGTGCTCCTCAGGGACATCTTTGTGCTTCGAAGTGCTCAATGTATCCACATTTCTAGAATTGCCATTTACCGAGGGGTCAACCTCGGACTCTTCCACATTCTGTCCATGgaacacatatataatatcaataagaggaaaaatataaaaagaaattccaAGGTTTACATTTAAGTTGAAATCTACAATATAATATAgacaatataatatatacacTGTTACTGCAGCACTGCACATGCAACATTCTGCAGCCTTATCAACACTTCTTGTCTGCTTTATCATACATATTTTTTGCATCATTAATACTTACAATTACTATTAGACATATCAAAGAAAAACAGAGTTTTTTTAATACACAACTGCTTCCTTAATGTGTTATCTTGAAAAGCCATATGCAGATCTATTTGTGTGTTTCAATTACCTTACAGCCATATGTTGTAtgtgtgttttaattttttttggttgcAGAACTGTACTCCTATTGTGGTGTTGAATATTTTGTATTGTTTGTAGGTACCAGTGTTAAACCGTGTACCGTCTGTTATAGATAGGATAAAAGTACTTCCTGCTTCACTTAAGCTACAGTCGTCTATTCATCTCCAGCGTTAGTGCAAACAAACCTTTCATTAGTAGCATCTTTGGAGGTATGTATGTCATTCTAACACTTTTGtcgttaattattatatttttgcccCTCATGTAACTATTGTTTAGTATTATATTCTACTTCATTGAGCGAGCCATAGTTTTCcgtttgagattcaatacaacgattaataTGGAGAGTTTGGATTAattgttgtattgaatcttgaattgtccgtttggacaattTGGGAagactaattatttttacttcattttcacTTATAAGTTAAgtatgttgtgttatttttgACTAAATTTTCGGCACTGCATCTTGCTTTGTTCTCCGGGTCCATACATGATCGGGGTGAATTGATGTCACCGCTTTCATGTCGTATACTTGGAGACCAAAGCGAAATGCTGtcgaaattttgtcaaattacaccaaagatggatcgaagttggatgaaaagACCATGCATAACTCAAGAGTACGAGAATGAGGTTGAAGATTTACTTCTGTCCATGTGTTAAATGTTTGAATGGGCGACGACAATCTTTGGATGACATTAGAACACATCTTATATGTCATGGTATCTGTCCTATTTATACAAAATTgatatggcatggtgagttACCACAAATGTCGTCAACCCCTCCGACTGGTCCAGTTGACGAAGAAGTCGGTGATCGTATAGAAGACATGCTAcgtgatcttggacaagaggGTTTTAGGCAAGCACATGCACCTTATTATGAAAAGTTAGATAATGATTCTAAGAAACCATAGTATATGGGATGCACCAAGTACACAAGGTTATCGGTGGTGTTAGCTTGGTGAATTTGAAAGCAAGATTTGGATGGAGTGACAAAAACTTCAACGAATTACTTTTGTTATTGAAGAATATACTTCCTGTAGATAACAAGTTACCAAAGAATCATTACGAGGCAAAGATATTATGCCATATTGGTATGGAATACCAAAAAATACAtgcttgccctaatgattgTATTTTGTATAGACATGAGTTTGCTGAATTGCGCAACTGTCCTACATGTGGGGTGTCACACTACAAAGTGAATTCTGACGAATGCAGTCAAGATGCAAGCACATACAAAGATCGTCCATCAAAAGTGTGTTGGTATCTTCCAGTcataccaaggtttaagcgattgTTTGCTAATGCATGAGACGCAAAAAATCTAACATGGCATGCTGATGGCAGGATCAAAAGATGGATTGCTCCGTCATCCTGTTGAGTCTCCTCAATGGAAGACAATTGATTAGTTGTATTCGGAATTTGGACAAGATCCCCGAAGTCTAAGGGTTGGTCTCGCTTCCGATGGAATGAATCCGTATGGAAACTTGAGCTGCAACCATAGTTTGTGGCCTGTTTTGTTGATCATTTACAACCTTCCTCCTTAGTTGTGCATCCAGTGGAAGTACATAATGATATGTATGATGATTGACGATCCAAGACAgttaggaaatgacattgatgtctATCTTGCTCCCTTAATTGAAGACCTCAGAAAATTGTGAGTAGAAGGGATTGATGTGTATGATGGGAATACTCAGGATACCTTCAGGTTGCATGCCTTGATATTTTGCACCATTAATGACTtcccagcatatgggaatttgagtggatatagTGTCAAAGGCCATCACGCATGTCCAATATGTGAGAAAGATACAAGTTACATCCAATTAAAGCATGACAAAAAGATCGTGGATACAAGACATCGAAGATTCTTGAAACCTTTTCACCCATATAGGCGAATGAAGAAAGCATTTAATGGGACATCTGAGATTGACAGTTCACCAATTCCTTTGTCAGGTCTTGACGTTTTTGATTGGGTGAAGAATATCAGCAGTATGTATGGgaagacacaaaaaaaggaTGGCTCCCACAACAAcatttggaagaaaaggtcTATCTTTTTTGATCTGCCTTACTGGTGCGATTTACATGTGAGACATTGTTTAGATGTTATGCATGTTGAAAAAAATGTCTGTGATAGTTTGGTTGGCACGCTGcttaacattaaaggcaagACAAAAGATGGTTTGAAATGTTGTCAAGATCTAGTAGAAATGGGCATACGACAACAGTTGCATCCAGTGTCAAAAGGTCTTCGAACATATTTGCTATTAGAATGTCATACGATGTCAAtgacttagaatttttttttcattgtcttAGAAATGTAAAAGTctcacaaggatactcttcaaacatCAAGAGTCTTGTATCTGTGACTGATATAAAATTGGTTGGGTTGAAGTCCCATGATTGTCACGTTTTAATACAACAATTATTGTCTGTAGCCATTCGGGGTATATTGCCTGACAAAGTTAGGGTTGCAATAACTcgattgtgttttttcttcaatgcgaTCTGCAAGAAAGTAATCGACCCCAAATAGTTGGATGATTTGGAAAATGAGACTTCCATTATCATTTgttagttggagatgtattttctaTCAACATTTTTTGACATTATGATTCGCTTAGTTGTCCACCTTGTACGAGAAATACGGTTGTTCGGGCCTGTATATCTTCGTGGATGTATCCGGTTGAGCGTTATATGAAGGTGTTAAAAAGTTATACGAAGAATCAATATTGGCCGAAAGCAAGCATGGTTGAAAGGTACGTCGCCgaagaagctattgagttttgttctgAGTACATTGAAAATGATGCACCTGTTGGACTTCCTAAAACCCGCCATGAGTCTACACAGCAAGTTAGAGGCACACGAGGATTCAATGTTGTAATCGTGGATTGCCAGCAGGTCTCACAAGCGCATCTATATGTACTAAGCAACACTGCTGAGGTAATACCATACATAGATGCTCACAAAGAATATGTCGCAGCTTgtcaccaaaacatgaatatgatgCGGGTGTTGCAGGAGCACAATAGGAGTTTCATTAATTGGTTTAGAAAGACAATATTTGCTAATGGTAGTTGTTCTAAGACATTATCATTGTACAATAGGAGTTGGCCCAAATCTAAATGTCTTCACTTGGAAAGGTTATGATATCAACAATTATTCCTTCTACACAAAGTCAAAGGATGATAAAAGTATCGTACAAAACAATGGAGTGTCAATTGATGCTCATTCGGACCACTTTAGTAGTGCATTAGATAACCATCATATTTGAGCGTCCATGTCGTATTATGGAGTCATTAAGGATATCTGGGAGCTTGATTATGGTGAATTTAGAGTGCCCGTTTTCAGGTGCGACTGGGTTAATGGAAATGCTGGTGTACGACAAGACAAAATGGGGTTTACTTTGGTTGACCTTCAATGGGTTTACATGTGAAAGTATTATTTAAATGTTAGCTTAAATAATACTTTCACATGTAAGtattatttataatgttatCTTAAATAATGCTTTCAACAATGCTGGTATTACAACATTGAATCCCCGTGTGCCTCTACCTTGCCGTGTAGACTCATGGCGGGTTTCAAGAAGTCCAACAGGTGCAACATTTTCAATGTACTtagaacaaaactcaatagcttcttcGGCGacgtacctttcaacaatgctTGTTTCTGGCCGATATTGATTCTTCGTATAACTTTTCAACACCTTCATGTAACGCTTAACTGGATACATCCATCGAAGATATACAGGCCTGCACAATCGCATTTCTCGTACAAGGTCGACAACTAAGTGAATCATAATGTCAAAAAATGTTggtggaaaatacatctccaattgaCAAATGATAATAGAAGCCTTATTTTCCTAATCATCCAACTGTTTGGGGTCGATTACTTTCTTGCAGAtcgcattgaagaaaaaacataatCGAGTTATTGTAACCCTAACTTTGTCAGGCAATATACTTCGAATGGCTACAGGTAATAATTGTTGCATTAAAACGTGACAATCATGGAACTTCAACCCAACCAATTTTATATCAGTCACAGATACAAGactcttgatatttgaagagtattcTTGTGGGACTTTTACATTTCTAAGACAAtgacaaaaatttcttttctaaGCATTGATATCGTATGACATGCTAAGGGCAAATACGTTCGAAGACCTTTTGACACTGGATGCAACTGTTGTCGTATGCCCATTTCTACTAAATCTTGACGACATTTCAAACCATCTTTTATcttgcctttaatgttaagCAGCGTGCCAACCaaactatcacatacattttttctCAACATGCATAACATCTAAACAATGTCTTACATGTAAATCGCACCGGTAAGGCAGATCAAAGAAGATAGACTTTTTCTTCCAAATGTTGTTGTGGGAGCCatccttttttgtattttcccaTACATACTGCTGATGTTCTTCACCCGATCAAAAACTTCAAGACCTGACAAAGGAATCGGTGCACTGTCAATCTTAGATGTCCCATTAAATGTTTTCTTCATTTGGCTATATGGGTGAAAAGGTTTCAAAAATCTTCGATGTCTTGTATACACGGTCTTCTTGCCATGCTTTAATTGGATGTAACTTGTATCTTTCTCACATATCAGACATGCGTGGTGGCCTTTGACActatatccactcaaattcccaTGTGCTGGGAAGTCATTAATGGTGCAAAATATCAAGGCACGCAACCTGAAGGTATCCTGAGCATTCCCATCATACACATCAACCCCTTCTACCCACAATTTTCTGAGGTCTTTAATCAAGGGAGCAAGATagacatcaatgtcatttcctggttgtTTTGGATCGACAATCATCATACATATCATTATGTACTTCCGCttgatgcacaaccaaggaggaaggTTGTAAATGATCAACAAAATAGGCCACGAACTATGATTGCAACTCAAGTTTCCATACGGATTCATTCCATCGGAAGCGAGACCAATCCTTAGGTTTCGATGATCTTGTCCAAATTCCGAATATAATTGATCAATTGTCTTCCATTGAGGAGAATCAGCAGGATGACGGAGCAATCCATCTTTGATGCTGTCATCAGCATGCCATGTTAGGTTTTTTGCGTCTTCTACATTAGCAAACAATCACTTAAACTTTGGTATGACTGGAAGATACCAACACACTTTTGATGGACGATCTTTGTATGCGCTTGCATCTTGACTGCATTCGTCAGAATTCACTTTGTAGTGTGACACCCCACATGTAGGGCAGTTGCACAATTCAGCAAACTCATGTCTATAAATGCAGGAAGATAAGGGCTCATTAAGGCATTATCCATTAGTATCAAGGCTTCTTGCATCACCTAACGGCTTGCCATAATGTCGAACTGCACTTAACAAATTATAGAGATGGCCAGTCTCATGACTCAACAATGGATTTATGGTATATAGCAAACATTAAGGATGCAAGACACATGTAAGCATTATTAGTAAGTCTCATTTGATCGTAcataagaaaatacaaaataataatttaagcaTGCTAAACAAAAGTACTAATAAGTAATCACACAAAGTGCACATCAGAATATGATAAGCACATAACACACTGCCGAAAGGTTCgacttgctctgataccactaaatgtgacaccctttaccctatacatatatgtaccaataataaaagaaataagaaatcaaacttaattaaaagtttttaaaacaaatttaaatacaagcctttcaagaggGTAGAAGGCTCACATTCACATTTCTAACACcataataaaacttgttcaaataattaatatattatttcggctcaaaacaaggttgtCCAAGACCTCGTACAATTAATATAGCAACTTataccctaatgtcacatcctatccgAGCATTATTTTCCGACGTCCTTcaacacaaggttccttaaagaaattcacctagtcatctgctctcccgaatacaaagttcaagatcatcacaggatctaaacacaaacaacagagggagtgagttatcacattactaactaatagagaaaaataagacaacatataggtataaatattatataacaaaatacaatttacttgagCATAACTCATGTTATTTCATCACACGTCTCATTCGTTTTCACAACATTTGCATACTCAAtagtcaaaacacaatatcatcaaatcaatcaatatagaacaatacacaagcgttatgcagcagatacactaagactcaatcctatatgcaatgtggtaccatgctagtgaaaaatctcgtcgggcgcctaagagtacatgacaagacaaaccacacactagcaagtcaagtcattcttgtggcgtccctaaatgatgactgatatttttttctgaaaaagaaaaatagtttagagattataagtgatcagaaagaaatgaatccgaatagagttgtgaactggccactcaggactctatagtggtaaatttccttctgaaattaattaccgtgaaataaataacagtgtgaaaaaaaagagattttttttttcccatggtttctgctatttaatttattattattaaaccagtcatcatttagggacgccacaattggtgcTATCAGAGCAAAtgttggattctagtgaacctgtccATGGTCTTACTGTGTGAATGTTGTGTATATCTGAAACTTGgaagtaggtttcggggagtgacgttaagtcacaaaTTGTGTGTAATTCTACCCTCTTGTTTTAAGCAGGAAAGTGCAATTCATTTAGTAGAATTGTTGtgagtgtgtatatatatatatatggagagagagagagatattgtTATAACTATCATAGCCTATATGGTACACTCTCTCAGTAGAATTTCTTGGATACTAATAGCTTTCCTACAGgttaggtatggcaggacgtggtagggatcatAACCGTGATGTCCTCGACCGCATCAcagctgtgctggaaactctagtgcaggaacgtgatgtggagccggcaGAGTAttggggactcatggctttccgtaagaaccacccgtCGAAGTTAAGTGGGGACTATGATCCAGAGGGTGCTAGGTTATGGTTAGCTAAGACTgagaagattttcgaggcgatgggttgtcttgaggagcataaggtccctTATGCGACATTCATGCTCCAGGGAGAAGCtgagaattggtggaagttcgtgaaacCTACATTAGCAGCACCTAGAGGCGTTATTCCTTGGAATGCGTTCAAGGATAAATTCCTAGACAACTATTTTCCACGAGATCTCAGAAAGCGAAAGGCGAGGGAATTCCTGGATTTGAAGCAGGGAAACATGTCCGTTGGAGAATACACGACCAAATTTAATGAACTTCTACAATactggcctcaataccaagatgctcagAACGAAGAGGACTTATGTGCTCaatttgagaatgggcttcgacTGAAGATTCGACAGATAGTTAGCTACATGTAGATTACAAATTTCAATCAACTGGTGACGAAGTGCTGAATATTTGAggacaagatgaaagagaggcaAGCCAGAGGCTTTGGAGGACCACAAAGAAGCCACCCTTTTAGAGAAAACAGTAATAAGAGGAGGAAGCCATATTCCAGCAACAAGGGGAAACAACCTATGGCTACGTCCAACATGAGTCAGTCAAAGGGGACTAGGGTATAGTGCTTTCAGTGCGGAGGACCGCATCTTTGGAGAAATTGCCCACAACTCCAACAGACACAGGAAGATCGTTGCTATATTTGTGGCAAGGTAGGCCATTATGCTCGGGAGTGTAGAATGGCTGGGAGACCGACGGTAACTGCCAATTCTAACACAATCAACCGTGGATCTACTAATCCCATGAGGAGcagtaatgttagcaacaacaataaCACT comes from the Glycine soja cultivar W05 chromosome 6, ASM419377v2, whole genome shotgun sequence genome and includes:
- the LOC114416047 gene encoding uncharacterized protein LOC114416047, with amino-acid sequence MAGRGRDHNRDVLDRITAVLETLVQERDVEPAEYWGLMAFRKNHPSKLSGDYDPEGARLWLAKTEKIFEAMGCLEEHKVPYATFMLQGEAENWWKFVKPTLAAPRGVIPWNAFKDKFLDNYFPRDLRKRKAREFLDLKQGNMSVGEYTTKFNELLQYWPQYQDAQNEEDLCAQFENGLRLKIRQIVSYM